One Actinomycetota bacterium DNA segment encodes these proteins:
- the glmS gene encoding glutamine--fructose-6-phosphate transaminase (isomerizing), translated as MCGIVGYVGKQQASTVVIDGLRRLEYRGYDSAGVAIVSGGAIESRKKAGKLTNLEAEIEQFPVPQSHTAIGHTRWATHGAPNDVNAHPHISEDGKIAVIHNGIIENFAILRDELLASGTKLRSETDTEIVAHLLADQMQTSQNLPNAMRAVCQRLTGAFTLVAVEANTPDLVVAARRNSPLVVGRGVDENFLASDVAAFIAHTRNAIELGQDQIVELSATDVVITDFAGNPVAVNEYEVTWDASAAEKNGYDLFMLKEIAEQPKAVDDTLIGRIDSEGIVKLDGLNLSDEYLRDIDKIIISACGTAYHSGLIAKYAIEHWTRVPCEVELASEFRYRDPILNAKTLVIAISQSGETMDTLMAMRYAREQGAKVLAICNSNGSTIPRESDAVIYTIAGPEVAVASTKAFLTQIVACYLFAMYLAQVRDTHYGPSNAQLALELGRMSAKVDLVLDTTEGVRALAREFVEAQSVLFIGRSVGFPVALEGALKLKELAYMHAEGFAAGELKHGPIALLEDGLPVFVVVPPKEDELHDKIVSNIQEVRARGARTIVLAEEDDESINEFANHIIRLPKCPALLQPLVATVPLQIFACEMATVKGFDVDQPRNLAKSVTVE; from the coding sequence TCGGGCGGTGCCATCGAATCTCGCAAGAAAGCGGGCAAGCTCACCAACCTAGAGGCCGAGATTGAGCAGTTTCCGGTACCCCAGTCGCACACCGCAATCGGCCATACTCGTTGGGCTACCCATGGAGCGCCGAATGATGTTAATGCTCACCCGCACATCAGTGAAGATGGCAAAATCGCTGTAATTCACAATGGCATTATTGAGAACTTTGCAATCTTGCGTGATGAGTTACTTGCCAGTGGAACCAAATTGCGTAGCGAAACAGATACTGAAATCGTGGCACATCTGCTAGCCGATCAAATGCAAACTTCACAAAATCTGCCAAATGCAATGCGAGCAGTATGCCAGCGACTTACAGGTGCATTTACCTTGGTCGCAGTTGAGGCCAACACTCCTGATTTAGTTGTGGCAGCGCGGCGAAATTCGCCACTAGTTGTGGGGCGCGGCGTTGACGAAAATTTCTTGGCTTCCGATGTGGCCGCTTTTATTGCTCACACGCGCAATGCAATTGAACTTGGCCAAGATCAGATTGTTGAACTTTCAGCCACAGACGTGGTTATTACTGATTTTGCTGGCAACCCAGTGGCAGTGAATGAATACGAAGTCACCTGGGATGCTTCGGCAGCCGAAAAGAACGGCTACGACTTATTCATGCTCAAGGAAATAGCCGAACAGCCAAAAGCGGTGGATGACACTCTGATTGGGCGAATTGATTCTGAGGGCATCGTGAAGCTTGATGGATTAAATCTTTCGGATGAATACTTGCGTGACATCGACAAAATTATCATCTCGGCCTGCGGTACTGCCTACCATTCCGGCTTGATTGCCAAATATGCCATTGAGCACTGGACCCGAGTTCCTTGTGAGGTAGAGCTAGCAAGCGAGTTTAGATATCGTGATCCAATTCTTAACGCAAAGACATTGGTTATCGCAATCTCGCAATCTGGTGAGACCATGGATACCCTGATGGCAATGCGCTATGCTCGGGAACAAGGAGCAAAAGTATTAGCAATCTGCAATAGCAATGGCTCAACTATTCCACGTGAAAGCGATGCAGTCATCTACACGATTGCTGGTCCAGAGGTCGCTGTTGCTTCTACCAAAGCATTCCTAACCCAAATCGTTGCCTGCTATCTATTTGCCATGTATCTAGCGCAAGTGCGTGATACCCACTACGGCCCATCAAACGCTCAGTTGGCCCTGGAGTTGGGCCGAATGTCAGCCAAAGTTGATTTGGTGCTTGACACTACTGAAGGTGTTCGGGCGCTTGCCAGAGAATTTGTTGAAGCCCAGAGCGTCTTGTTTATTGGGCGAAGCGTCGGGTTCCCTGTCGCCCTTGAAGGTGCACTGAAACTCAAGGAACTTGCCTACATGCATGCCGAAGGATTTGCTGCCGGCGAATTAAAACATGGTCCGATTGCCCTACTTGAAGATGGACTACCCGTCTTCGTTGTTGTGCCCCCGAAAGAGGATGAGCTACACGACAAGATTGTTTCGAATATTCAGGAGGTGCGGGCGCGTGGCGCACGAACCATTGTGCTTGCTGAAGAAGATGATGAATCCATTAACGAGTTTGCCAATCACATCATTCGTTTACCTAAGTGCCCAGCCCTGCTTCAACCGCTAGTTGCGACTGTTCCACTTCAAATCTTTGCCTGTGAGATGGCAACTGTTAAAGGTTTTGATGTTGATCAACCCCGAAATCTAGCGAAGAGTGTCACGGTTGAGTAA